GGCACACTCGTCCCCCGAGGTCACGAGCCCGCCGCTGCCAGACGACAGGGAGAGGACCATGGCGGACTCCGCACGGCAGGGGCGCAAGGCATTCGCGTTCAACAGCCACGAGTCCGGGACGCGCCACCCCTTGGTGGCCGCGGCCATGGTGCTCCCCCTGGCCGTCCTCCTGCTCTTCGTCTTCGGAGGCTTCGATCAGGTGGCGGCACAGGCGTCGTCCGTGGGCGCGATGCTGGGGCGCTGAGCGGCGCTCCAGGCCCGGAAGAGCGGTCCGGGCCGGGACATCGCCCTGTCGTACCCCGTGGGGACGGGGGCGCGACGGACGGCAGGTGAAGGGTGCTGCCCGTACGACTGGGGAGTCGGACGGGCAGCACCCTTTTTCGCGCCCACTTCACTCCTCGCGCCCGCTCTGCCCCGCGCGACGCCCCGCTTCCCCGCACGGCGCCGCTTCTTCGCGCCCGGCGCCGACGGCAACGCGAAAGCCCCGGCCGTTGATACGGCCGGGGCTTTCAGGCGGTGCGCGATACTGGGATTGAACCAGTGACCTCTTCCGTGTCAGGGAAGCGCTCTCCCGCTGAGCTAATCGCGCGGGATCACGGCTCTGGAGCCGCAGGTGGAGCAGGTGTTACGGATGCTGCGTGCGCGATACTGGGATTGAACCAGTGACCTCTTCCGTGTCAGGGAAGCGCTCTCCCGCTGAGCTAATCGCGCGGGTGGTCCTCGCGGACCAGTGGACGATACTGGGATTGAACCAGTGACCTCTTCCGTGTCAGGGAAGCGCTCTCCCGCTGAGCTAATCGTCCTTGGAGGTGGAGACGGGATTTGAACCCGTGTAGACGGCTTTGCAGGCCGTTGCCTCGCCTCTCGGCCACTCCACCAGGAGCTGCGGGGGTTCTCGGGAAGACCCCCCACTTCGAGCGGACGACGAGACTCGAACTCGCGACATCCACCTTGGCAAGGTGGTGCTCTACCAACTGAGCTACGTCCGCAGGTCACCATGTTCGCTCCGGGGTGTTCCCCTTCGCTCCCTGGCGACGTGTTGAACTCTAGCGGATTCCCGGGCCAGCTCAAAAACGCGTTTCCGCAGCGTGCTGCCGCTCGATCACCGTCGGTCACCCCGCCGTCACCTCTCCGGCGCCATCCCGTCACCGGTCATAGACTCGCAGCCGTGCACGACCTGCCTCCCCTGGCCCGCTTCGGCGGCCGCCTCGCGACCGACCTCCGCGACGTCACCAGCGACCCCTGCGCCCTCGACTCCACCGGCTTCTGGGCGGTGACCGCAGACTTCGAGGGCCGTCTGGTGTGCGCGCGCTTCGGGGACGTACGCCCCGACCCCGTTCCCGCGCCCGTCCCCGGTGCCTGGCACGGGCCCGCCGCCGACCAGTGGACCTCCTCGCTCGACCGCGGCGCCTACGTGGCGGGCGTCCGCCGCATCCGCGAGCACATCGCCCGCGGCGAGGTCTACCAGGCCAACCTCTGCCGCGTGCTGTCCGCGCCGCTGCCCGACCCGGTCCGGGCAGACGTCGACGCCCTCACCGCCCTGCTCGCGCGCGGCAACCCCGCGCCCTATGCAGGAACGATTCGGCTCCCGGCCCACGGCGTCGAGATCGCCACCGCCTCCCCCGAACTGTTCCTGCGCCGCAGCGGCCGGCACGTGGAGTCCGGGCCCATCAAGGGAACCGGCCGTACCGTCGCGGACCTGCTCCCCAAGGACCACGCCGAGAACGTGATGATCGTGGACCTGGTGCGCAACGACCTGGGCCGCGTCTGCGTGCCGGGCTCGGTCACCGTCCCCGAGCTGTGCGCCGTCGAGGAACACCCCGGCCTGGTCCACCTGGTCTCCACCGTCAGCGGGGAGCTGGCCGAGAGCGCCGGCTGGCCGCAGCTGCTCAGGGCCTCCTTCCCGCCCGGCTCCGTCACCGGCGCCCCCAAATCCTCGGCCCTGCGGATCATCGAGGCCCTGGAGACGGCCCCGCGCGGCCCCTACTGCGGGGGCATCGGCTGGGTCGACGCCGACCGGGGCACCGCCGAGCTCGCCGTCGGCATCCGCACCTTCTGGATCGACCGCGAGGTGCCCGGCGGCGCCCGCCTGCGGTTCGGCACCGGCGCGGGGATCACCTGGGGCTCGGACCCGGAGAGGGAGTGGGCCGAGACCGAACTGAAAGCGGCCCGGCTGCTCGCGGTAGCGTCAGGTACGCACGAGACGCGCGAGCCGCATGAGGCACGCGATGCGCATGGGCTGAGTGAAGGGACCGTTCGGTGAGGATCTGGCTCAACGGAGAGCTGCGGGACGCTGACGCGGCGAAGGTGTCCGTACTGGACCACGGGCTGACCGTGGGCGACGGCCTCTTCGAGACGCTCAAGGCGCAGAACGGGACCGTGTTCGCGCTCACCCGCCACCTCGACCGGCTGACCCGCTCGGCCCGCGGCCTCGGGCTGCCCGACCCCGACCTGGACGAGGTGCGCCGCGCCTGCGCCGCCGTGCTCGAAGCCAACCCGATGCCGCTCGGCCGGCTGCGCATCACCTACACCGGCGGCGTCTCCCCGCTGGGCTCCGAGCGCGGCAAGACCGGTCCCACCCTGGTCGTCGCGGTCGGCGAGACCACCCGGCGTCCCGACACCACCGCCGTGGTCACCGTGCCCTGGGTCCGCAACGAGCGTTCGGCGCTGACCGGCCTCAAGACCACCTCGTACGCCGAGAACGTGGTCGCGCTCGCCCGCGCCCACGCGGCGGGGGCCTCCGAGGCCCTCTTCGCCAACACCGTGGGGCAGCTCTGCGAGGGCACCGGCTCCAACGTGTTCGTCGTACTCGACGGGGAACTGCACACCCCGCCGGTCGCCTCCGGCTGCCTCGCGGGCATCACGCGGGCCCTCGCGGTGGAGTGGACCGGCGCCAAGGAGGCCGACCTGCCCCTGGACGTACTGGAGCGCGCCGACGAGGTCTTCCTCACCTCGACCCTGCGCGACGTCCAGGCGGTCCACCGCGTCGACGGCCGCGACCTGACGGCCGCCCCGGGGCCCGTCACCGCCAAGGCCATGCGGATCTTCGACGAGCGCGCGGGCTCCGACCTCGATCCGTAGGGCCCGCCCCGCGGGAACGCCCGCCGCCCGCACGCCCTGTCGCGGCGGGCGTGCGGAGGGTAGAACTCGACGATGACCACCACACTGCGGCCGAGCGGGCCGCTCCAGCACGGCGAAGGGGGCGCGCGCTCGCGCCCGTACGAGGTACGCGTCAACAGCAGGCGCGTCGGCGAGCTGCTGATCCGCGCCGGAACCGCGTTCGGGCCGCAGGTCGGCGAAATCGGGGATCTGGTCATCGACCCGCCGGACCGCCGCCGGGGCCGCGCCACCGTCGCCTCGCTCGCCGCCGAGGAGGTGCTGCGCGGCTGGGGCTGCCGGCGGGTCCGGGTCTCGGTCCCGGCGGGATCCCCGGGCGGCCTGCGGCTGGCCGAAGCCCTCGGGTACACCGAGTACAGCCGCTACCTGGCCAAGCAGCTCCCGTCCGGGCCGCCCGCCCTGCCGCAGCAGCTCACCTCCCGCCCGATGACGGAGGAGGAGTACGCCGCCTGGTCCGCGGTGGCTCCGGCCGGCTACGCGGCGGAACTGGCCGAGCGCGGCATGCCGGAGCACGACGCGCACGCGAGGGCGGTCGCCGACCACGCGGCCCGGTTCCCCGAGGGCCGGGACACCCCGGGCGTCACCCTCGCCGTCCTGGAAGCCGCCGGCGCCCCCGTGGGCCACCTCTGGCTCGCCGCGCACGGCCAGGACGCGTACGTCTTCCAGGTCGAGGTCTGCGAGGGGCACCGGGGCCGCGGCTACGGCCGCGCGCTGATGCTGCTCGCGGAACGCGAGGCCCTCGCCGCGGGCCACCGGACGGTCGCCCTCCAGGTCTTCACCACGAACACCCCGGCGCTGCGCCTGTACGAGTCCCTCGGCTACCGGCCCACGGCCCTGAACTACGCCAAGGACCTGCTGTAGCCGCCCGCCCGCGGCTCCTCAGCCCGCGAGCAGCCGGTCGGCGATCTCCTCGATGCGGGCGCGCAGGCCCTCCTGGCTCTTGCCGCCGTCGAGGCGCTCGCCGCCGATCACGTACGTGGGGGTGCCGGTCACGCCGATCGCCTTGCCCTCGGCCTGGTCGGCGTCGACGACCAGGATGTGCCGCCCGTCGACCAGGGCGGTGTCGAACTCCTCCACGTCCAGACCGAGTTCACGTGCCACATCGAGCAGCACCGCCTCCCCGCGCTCACCCAGCTCGGCGGTGCGGGCCAGTACGGCCTCGGCGTACGGCCAGCCCTGCCCCTGCTCCGCGGCTTCCTCGGCGGCCTGGGCCGCGGCGAAGGCGTGCTTGTGCTTCTCCAGCGGGAAGTGCCGCAGCACGACGTCCAGCCGGTCGCCGTAGCGGGCGCGCAGGGCGCGTACGTCCTCCAGCGCGCCGTGGCAGTCCGGGCACTGGAGCTCGCACCACACCTCCAGGACGACGGGCGCGGCGGGTGCGGTGACGGAGTCGGGGGAGTGGGAATCGGTCATGCGCACAGTCTCCCAGCTCGCCGTCGGCCGCACCGACCGGCACCTGCGGAGGAGGCCCGACCCCGAGATCTCCCGGAGATCGGTCCGGGGGCCGCCCGGGACGTGGCCCCCGCGCCGGTGGGCGGTGCACGATGGACGGGGGCGGACCACCGCCGCCCGCCCGACCGCGTCGGCTCCTGGAGGACAGCATGCTCGCCGAGACCATTTGTTCCGCGGTGTCCGCGGCGGGCCTGGGGATCGCCGCGGTGACCGCGTACCGCAGGCGTTTCCTCGCCGCGGCGCGCATCGCCGCTTACGCGCTGGTGCCGGTCGCGCTGGTACTGACCGGTTTCGTGGAGTGGGTCGCGGGGATGGTGTTCGCGCCGTCCGTCTGGATCGGCTTCGGGCTGCTGGGCGTGGCGTGGGTGCTGTTGCTGACCACCCGGGCCGTCGAGCGCCGCGCGCTCGGCCGGCCCGCGAAGCAGAAGGAGCCGAAGGCGGCCGGGGGACGTCCCGGCCGGGAGGCCGTCGCCCCCGACGCCTCCGCTCCCTCCCTCGCCGCAGGTTCCCGGTCCCGTTCGGCGCCGGAGCGGGCCGCCGCCCCGGCGGACGACTTCTCCGACATCGAGGCGATCCTCAAGAAGCACGGCATCTGACGGCCTCTGACGGCGGAGGCCGGCGGCCGCGCGCCGCCCGCCCCGTCACGGGAAAGGGCGAACTCCCGCCATGCCGCTGGCGTGTTGAGGGACGGATCGGGGTCCACTGGGCGATCATCGGCCCGACATGCCGGACACATCACCTGGTGAGCCGCCGGCTCACACCCCCGCCGAAGAACCCCGCGGCTGTCTCTTCGCGCTGTCCCAGCCGCCCCTGATGATCTTCCTAGCGGTGATCGGAACCCTGCTGCTGCTCGCCGCCGTACACGACCTCTTCCTGCTCTGAGCCGTGCGTGTCCGCCTCCTTGCGGCGCGCCCGGTAGGCGGCCACGTGGAGCCGGTTCCCGCAGGTCCGGCTGTCGCAGTAGCGCCTTGAGCGGTTGCGGGAGAGGTCGACGAAGGCCCGTCGGCAGTCGGGGGCCTCGCAACGCCGCAGCCGCTCCTGCTCTCCCGAGACCACGATGAACGCCAGCGCCATGCCGCCGTCCGCCGCCAGGTGGTCGCCCACCGAGGCGCCCGGCGCGAAGTAGTGCACGTGCCAGTCGTAGCCGTCGTGATCGGTCAGCCGCGGCGTGGTGCCGGCCGTGGCCACCAGCTCGTTGATCAGTGCGGCAGCCGCGCGGGGGTTCGGGGCGGCGAAGGTCTGCGCGAACTTCTCGCGGACGGTGCGCACCCCGGCGAGGTCGCGGGCGCCGAGCTCGCCCACGTCGCTGATCGCGTACTCCTGGACGAAAGCGCGCAGGGCGCCCACGTCGGACAGTCCGTCGGGCCTGCCGGGCTCGGCCGCGGTGTTCACCAGCGCGACGACGACGTCGAGCGCGCGACGGGTGTCGTGGGGGATCTGCACGGGGTCTCCCTGGGGGCCGGGCCTGCGGCGATCGGTCACTGCCGCGTGGGGGGCCGACTCTAGTCGCCCCCGGCCGCCGCCGGGAGGTGCGGCCGCTCCCGCGACGCACCGCGGCGCCGCTCCCGCGGTTGGCTTCCGCGAGAACAGCGCCGGCACTGCCACATGTGATTGTTCCTCCCGCACCGTCGCCCCGAGTCGGACGGTGTCGGGTGGCCCCCCGGCCGCTGCCGGGAGGAGCGCTCGTCCTGGGTCAGCTTTCGGCCAGGATGTGGGAGAGCTCCTTGTCGAGGTCGAAGTGCCGGTGTTCGGTCCCGGGTGGGACCGCGGCGTCCGTCCGCTTGAGGAATGACTCAAGGGCTCGGGCGGGTGCTTCGAGCAGTGCTTCTCCTTCCGGAGAGCTGAGGGCGATGCAGACGACTCCCTGACCGTGGCTGCGGGACGGCCAGACGCGGACGTCGCCGGTGCCGGTGGGTCGGTGGAGACCCTCTGCGAGGAGGTCGCGGGCGAATACCCATTCGACCGTCTCCTCGGCGCCGGTGTGGAAGGTGGCGTGCACGGCGTAGGGATCGGCCGTGTCATACCGCAGGCCCGCGGGAACAGGCAGTGAGGACTCGCTCGACACAACGAGGCGCAGGTGCAGCTCGCAGCTGACCGTGGTGTTCATAAGCGCCAGGGCCTTTCGCTCAGTGTGCGCTCGGGGATTCGCACGTCGGCGAAATCGACATGCCACCTACGGTGGCGTTGTAAACCCCTCTGACCGTTTTGCGGACCTCTGGGTCCCTCGTACGGCGGATCCAAACGACCGATCGCGTGTGCTTCCGGCCCGCGTTTCACCTCCGGTAGATTCGACCCATGAATACGGGGAGTGACCGCGAGACCAACGAGTCCGCGCAGGGCGGAACGGATTCCGCAGCCGAGCCGCACGTGTCGAAGGCGCCCGCCTTCGTCAAGGCCAACCGCAGCCTCCACCTGAGCTGGCAGGTCGGGGTGTTCATCGTCGGTCTTGCCGTGATAGCCGCGGGCGTCGCGATGCTGGTCCTGCCGGGCCCGGGCTGGGTCGCGATCTTCGCGGGCCTGTTCATCTGGGGGACCGAGTTCGCCTGGGCCCAGGTGGTGCTGCGCTGGACGAAGCGCAAGGTCGCCGAGGCCGCCCAGAAGGCCATGGACCCCCGGGTGCGCCGCCGCAACCTCATCCTGACCGGCGTGGGCCTCACCGTGGCGGGCGCGCTGATCGGCTTCTACCTGTGGAAGTACGGCCTCGTGCTGCCGTGGAACATCAAGGACCAGTGATCGGCACCTGATGGCGTAGAGCGCCGCTGACATGCGGTAATGTTTGCGGTGCGTCCGGGCGATTAGCTCAGTGGGAGAGCACTTCGTTCACACCGAAGGGGTCACTGGTTCGAACCCAGTATCGCCCACCGGACCGAAGGCCCGGAGACTCGTGAAGAGTCTCCGGGCCTTCGTCGTGCGCGGCCACCGCGGGCGTTCTCGCGCCCTCGTGGCTGGCCGCCGGTCCCGTGCGCCGACCGGGAACCGCGCGGGCGCCAGGGGGCCCCTGGGGCCGCGCCGGGGGGCATCGGGCGGCGGGCGGACGCGCACCGGGATAGCCCGCTCGCGCCCGGGGCAGGCTCGGGGCATGGACCGCAGCCCCTCGCGCCGACCGAATCGCTCCCGTTTCCGTTTCCGCAGCGTGTGGGACCTCGACGCCCCGCCGTCGGCCGTCTACCGCGCCCTGGAACAAGCCGGCGACTACCCGCTCTGGTGGCCCCAGGTCCGCCGCTTCGAGTCCGACGGCGCCGACGGCCGCGCCGGCACCGCCGTCATCCGCTCCGTACTCCCGTACGCGCTGCGCGTCACCGCGACCGAGCTGCTGCGCGACCCCGCCCGCGGCGTGCTGGAGGTCGCCCTGGGCGGGGACCTCGAAGGATGGGCGCGGTGGACGGTACGCCCGCGCGGGGCGCGGACGCGCGCCCTGTACGAACAGGAGGCCGAGGTGTGCCGGCCGTTGCTGCGCTTCCTCGCGGTGCCCGGACGGCCCCTGTTCCGGCTCAACCACGCCCTGATGATGCGCGCCGGGCAGCGTGCCCTCGCGGCGCGGCTGGCGGCCCTGCCGGAAGCGGTTTGAACAGAACCCCGGGGCTCTTGTATTGTTCAACCCGTTCCGGGCGATTAGCTCAGCGGGAGAGCACTTCGTTCACACCGAAGGGGTCACTGGTTCGATCCCAGTATCGCCCACCGGGACAGGCCGGTCCGTCGCAAGACGGACCGGCCTTCCGCGTTCTCGGGTGTCCGCAGGCGCCGTTCACGCGGCGGCCGGGACCTCCGGACGCAGCGGCCAGTGCGGGTCCACGGCTTCCGGGGTGCCCTGCCGGGCGAACCAGGCCTGCAGTCCCCGCGCCTGCGCCGCGTGCCACACCGCCTGGAGCGTGTGCAGTTCCGCCGGTGTCAGCCGCTCCAGCCGGCCCGCGAACCGGCGCCCGAGCGCCCGTACGAGCTCCAGCGAGGCCAGCGCGTCCGCCGCCGCGTCGTGCGCCCCCTCCAGCTCTATCCCGTAGTGCGCGCACAGGTCGCCCAGGGTGCGGCGGCCCTTGCGGTAGCGGTCCAGGTGCTTGTCCAGCACCCGCGGGTCCAGCACCGTCAGCGGCCGGTCGTCCAGGTACCGCGCCAGCGAGGACGCCCGGTGCCTGCGCAACTCCCGGTCCAGCAGCGTCAGGTCGAACGGCGCGTTCATCACCACCAGCGGCCGGCCCGCCAGGCGCTGCTCACCGAGCGAACGGGCTATCTCCTCCACCACCGGCGCCGGCCAACGGCCGTTGCGCTGGAGGTGTTCGTCGGTCAGGCCGTGCACTTCCGTGGCGCCCCGGGGCACCGGGATACCCGGATTGACCAGCCAGCGGGTGGTGCGGACCCGGCCGCCCGCACACTCCTGCACGACGAGCGCGGCGGACACGATCCGGTCCTGCTCGACGTCCACCCCGGTCGTCTCCGTGTCGAATGCGGCCAGCGGGCCCTCGTACCAGCGTGTCATGGCGAACTCCTCGTCCCCGATCGGCAGATGGGGCGCGACGGGAACTCGCCACCCCCTTGCCCGAATCGGTGATACCCGGGCTGTTTGCCCCGTACGCCGTTTGCCGCACCTCTGCTGCGGAGACAACCTCCTTGGGGGACCGCACACCTGATCTGCCATCACCCCCATCACCCCTCACGAGGCAGAGCCCACAAGGCATGGGGAGCCGGCCATGGCGCTCGCGCAGCCCGAACCGGGCGGGGTGCTGCAAGGGCGGATCGGACCGCGGACGGACGCGGGGACCGGACCGCTGCGCGGCTCACTCGCCACCACCGCCTGCATGGAGACCCTCCAGGTGGGCTACCTGCACGCCGTCGCCGCCGCGGCCGGCTGCTCGCTGTCCCAGCCCTTTCCCGACAACGGCATCGACTGGCACGTCAGTCACGGCGCGGCCGAGCACGTCGTCGACGACGAGGTCACCATCAAGGTGCAGTTGAAGGCGACCTACCAGGTACCGCCGCGGCCGGCCGGCGCGACCTTCGGCTTCACCCTCGACAACGAGCACCTCGTGAAGCTGGCCCGCACGCCGGTCGCCGTCCACAAGATCCTCGTGGTGATGCTCGTCCCACGGGAGCGCGGGCAGTGGCTGAGCGCCGGGCACGACCGGCTCGACCTGAGGCACTGCTGCTACTGGACCAATCTCGCCGGGCACCCGGTGACCGGCCGCCGCCGGACCACCGTACGGATCCCCACCACACGGATCTTCGACGACCGGGCGCTCTGCGAGATCATGACCCGGGTCGGGTCGGGAGGGACACCCTGATGAACTGGCACCCGCCGCGCCTCGAACCGCTCTCGTCCCCGCAGTTCACGCCGGACGCGCCCGACGCCGCGCACGTCGACCCGGCCGTGCTCGGCGCGCTCCTGCACCGCCACGGCTGGCTGCGGCGGGGCGGCGCCGCCGGACGGTACGGGCGCTGGACCCCGCCGGGACAGGAGGGCACGAGCCTGCTCGTGCCGGAGAGCCGGGCCTTCCCCGACTGCGCCGACCTCCTGGAGGAGGCGCTGAGCGCCCTCTCGCGCGGCGGGCTGCCCTCGGCGAAGGAAGTGCTGCTCGGGCTGAGCGTGCCGAGCGACGAGATCCGCTGGGAGCGGGAGTTCCCGGAGGGCGCGTACGCGACCGGACGGGCGGAGGCCTGGCCCGTGCAGGAACAGCTCCGCTCGGCCGCCCGGCAGCTGCTGCTGGCCGGGGCCCTCGCCGCCCGCGCCCGCGCCGGATACTTCGGCGCACGGCACCGCGCGCAGGCCGGGCGGTCCCTGGACGGCGTGCTCGTGGGCCCCTCGCCGG
This Streptomyces sp. NBC_00539 DNA region includes the following protein-coding sequences:
- a CDS encoding TIGR02611 family protein, with protein sequence MNTGSDRETNESAQGGTDSAAEPHVSKAPAFVKANRSLHLSWQVGVFIVGLAVIAAGVAMLVLPGPGWVAIFAGLFIWGTEFAWAQVVLRWTKRKVAEAAQKAMDPRVRRRNLILTGVGLTVAGALIGFYLWKYGLVLPWNIKDQ
- a CDS encoding SsgA family sporulation/cell division regulator yields the protein MNTTVSCELHLRLVVSSESSLPVPAGLRYDTADPYAVHATFHTGAEETVEWVFARDLLAEGLHRPTGTGDVRVWPSRSHGQGVVCIALSSPEGEALLEAPARALESFLKRTDAAVPPGTEHRHFDLDKELSHILAES
- a CDS encoding DsbA family protein, coding for MTDSHSPDSVTAPAAPVVLEVWCELQCPDCHGALEDVRALRARYGDRLDVVLRHFPLEKHKHAFAAAQAAEEAAEQGQGWPYAEAVLARTAELGERGEAVLLDVARELGLDVEEFDTALVDGRHILVVDADQAEGKAIGVTGTPTYVIGGERLDGGKSQEGLRARIEEIADRLLAG
- a CDS encoding CGNR zinc finger domain-containing protein translates to MQIPHDTRRALDVVVALVNTAAEPGRPDGLSDVGALRAFVQEYAISDVGELGARDLAGVRTVREKFAQTFAAPNPRAAAALINELVATAGTTPRLTDHDGYDWHVHYFAPGASVGDHLAADGGMALAFIVVSGEQERLRRCEAPDCRRAFVDLSRNRSRRYCDSRTCGNRLHVAAYRARRKEADTHGSEQEEVVYGGEQQQGSDHR
- a CDS encoding 3'-5' exonuclease, translating into MTRWYEGPLAAFDTETTGVDVEQDRIVSAALVVQECAGGRVRTTRWLVNPGIPVPRGATEVHGLTDEHLQRNGRWPAPVVEEIARSLGEQRLAGRPLVVMNAPFDLTLLDRELRRHRASSLARYLDDRPLTVLDPRVLDKHLDRYRKGRRTLGDLCAHYGIELEGAHDAAADALASLELVRALGRRFAGRLERLTPAELHTLQAVWHAAQARGLQAWFARQGTPEAVDPHWPLRPEVPAAA
- a CDS encoding chorismate-binding protein codes for the protein MHDLPPLARFGGRLATDLRDVTSDPCALDSTGFWAVTADFEGRLVCARFGDVRPDPVPAPVPGAWHGPAADQWTSSLDRGAYVAGVRRIREHIARGEVYQANLCRVLSAPLPDPVRADVDALTALLARGNPAPYAGTIRLPAHGVEIATASPELFLRRSGRHVESGPIKGTGRTVADLLPKDHAENVMIVDLVRNDLGRVCVPGSVTVPELCAVEEHPGLVHLVSTVSGELAESAGWPQLLRASFPPGSVTGAPKSSALRIIEALETAPRGPYCGGIGWVDADRGTAELAVGIRTFWIDREVPGGARLRFGTGAGITWGSDPEREWAETELKAARLLAVASGTHETREPHEARDAHGLSEGTVR
- a CDS encoding SRPBCC family protein, with product MDRSPSRRPNRSRFRFRSVWDLDAPPSAVYRALEQAGDYPLWWPQVRRFESDGADGRAGTAVIRSVLPYALRVTATELLRDPARGVLEVALGGDLEGWARWTVRPRGARTRALYEQEAEVCRPLLRFLAVPGRPLFRLNHALMMRAGQRALAARLAALPEAV
- a CDS encoding DUF4365 domain-containing protein, with the protein product MALAQPEPGGVLQGRIGPRTDAGTGPLRGSLATTACMETLQVGYLHAVAAAAGCSLSQPFPDNGIDWHVSHGAAEHVVDDEVTIKVQLKATYQVPPRPAGATFGFTLDNEHLVKLARTPVAVHKILVVMLVPRERGQWLSAGHDRLDLRHCCYWTNLAGHPVTGRRRTTVRIPTTRIFDDRALCEIMTRVGSGGTP
- a CDS encoding aminotransferase class IV; protein product: MRIWLNGELRDADAAKVSVLDHGLTVGDGLFETLKAQNGTVFALTRHLDRLTRSARGLGLPDPDLDEVRRACAAVLEANPMPLGRLRITYTGGVSPLGSERGKTGPTLVVAVGETTRRPDTTAVVTVPWVRNERSALTGLKTTSYAENVVALARAHAAGASEALFANTVGQLCEGTGSNVFVVLDGELHTPPVASGCLAGITRALAVEWTGAKEADLPLDVLERADEVFLTSTLRDVQAVHRVDGRDLTAAPGPVTAKAMRIFDERAGSDLDP
- a CDS encoding GNAT family N-acetyltransferase, which produces MTTTLRPSGPLQHGEGGARSRPYEVRVNSRRVGELLIRAGTAFGPQVGEIGDLVIDPPDRRRGRATVASLAAEEVLRGWGCRRVRVSVPAGSPGGLRLAEALGYTEYSRYLAKQLPSGPPALPQQLTSRPMTEEEYAAWSAVAPAGYAAELAERGMPEHDAHARAVADHAARFPEGRDTPGVTLAVLEAAGAPVGHLWLAAHGQDAYVFQVEVCEGHRGRGYGRALMLLAEREALAAGHRTVALQVFTTNTPALRLYESLGYRPTALNYAKDLL